One part of the Gemmatimonas sp. genome encodes these proteins:
- a CDS encoding threonine/serine dehydratase — MTTTLVAPTIADIRAAQTRIAPHAAITPLLRSPALDAVAGGTVLLKAEVLQHTGSFKLRGALNRLLQLSAEERERGVVAYSSGNHAQAVAYSATLLGMRSVIVMPKDAPALKIERTRAFGAEVVLYDRYTEDRVAIGGAIAAERGSTVVPPFEDTHIVAGQGTLGLEALEQAQALGFAPDAFLVCCGGGGLTAGCALAAEAVSPGTVVHPCEPAEFDDMARSLELGHRVANAPGKRSICDAIVTDIPGEFTFSINQPRVGKGLRVTDDEVLAAIAFAVRELKLVVEPGGAAALAALLHGKLDTRGCTTLVVVTGGNIDPAILARAIGV, encoded by the coding sequence ATGACCACCACGCTCGTCGCCCCGACCATCGCCGATATCCGCGCGGCCCAGACCCGCATTGCCCCGCACGCCGCCATCACGCCGCTCCTGCGCTCTCCTGCGCTCGACGCGGTTGCCGGTGGAACCGTGCTTCTCAAGGCCGAGGTGCTGCAGCACACCGGGTCGTTCAAGTTGCGCGGCGCGCTCAATCGCCTGCTGCAACTGTCGGCCGAAGAGCGTGAACGCGGGGTGGTGGCGTACAGTTCGGGCAACCACGCGCAGGCCGTCGCGTACAGCGCCACGCTGCTGGGCATGCGATCGGTGATCGTGATGCCCAAGGACGCGCCGGCGCTCAAGATCGAGCGCACGCGGGCCTTCGGCGCCGAGGTGGTGCTGTACGACCGGTACACCGAAGACCGGGTGGCCATTGGTGGTGCCATCGCCGCGGAGCGCGGTTCCACGGTGGTGCCGCCCTTCGAGGATACGCACATCGTGGCCGGACAGGGCACGCTGGGGCTCGAGGCGCTCGAGCAGGCGCAGGCGCTCGGTTTTGCGCCCGATGCGTTCCTCGTGTGCTGCGGTGGCGGCGGGCTCACAGCGGGGTGCGCGCTGGCGGCCGAGGCCGTGTCGCCCGGCACGGTGGTGCATCCGTGTGAGCCGGCGGAGTTCGACGACATGGCGCGCTCGCTGGAGCTGGGGCACCGCGTGGCCAATGCCCCGGGCAAGCGCTCCATCTGCGACGCCATCGTGACCGATATACCCGGCGAGTTCACCTTCAGCATCAACCAACCGCGCGTGGGCAAGGGGTTGCGGGTGACCGACGACGAAGTGCTCGCGGCCATCGCGTTCGCGGTGCGCGAGCTCAAGCTGGTGGTGGAGCCCGGCGGCGCGGCGGCGCTGGCGGCGCTGCTGCATGGCAAGCTGGACACGCGCGGGTGCACGACGCTGGTGGTGGTAACGGGTGGGAATATCGATCCGGCGATTTTGGCGCGGGCGATTGGGGTGTGA